TGTCCTTAGCTCTGATGTACTCTTGAGggattttaattttaaacaatCACGATCGCCTATAACGGTAAAAGGTTGCATTgctttattaaataaaacattccAAAAAATCCAGCTTATTGTGATTGGTCAGGTGGGAAAATTTAGTAACCATCTTCCCTGACATCATTTGTGGCTATAAAATGATGTCAGTCAAAGGGCACTTAGTGATGCAGCAGTTAAATGAAGGAAGTCCAGACTTTACTTCTTGCAGGGCTGTCTGAGGGACTCCTTCAGAAGCTCGCTGAACTTGGCTGTGTCACATTTAGTCAACACAAACACGCTGTGGCTCTTCTTCAGCTGATTTGTGCGATCCAGCGCCAACATGCCTCGAGCAATGGAGCCCTGGAGCTCCACGCGGACGGGACACTCGATGCTCTCCGTCACCACGCTGCGGTCGATGCAGGCCGCCATCGCGTAGGAATCATAGGAGACAAAGCCCGGCCCAAAGTACACGTCTCTCTTAGTCATCATGGCCTCTCTGGAATAAGCCCAGCATTTAGACGTTATCATCCTCATGAAGCGTGCAGCTGGAGCGTCCTGATTGATGAGCTCCTCAAGGAACTCCTGCACAAATCAGGAATTTCAGTTTAAAGTGACCCACATGGCAGGGCCATGCACTTCTCTAAGCGTGGAGATCTTACCCACGTCAGTGCGTTTCTGCACGCATATTCCCACGATGCCAGGTAGGTAGGACAGAGGAACTCCTCAAGAACAATATAGGCCGACTCTGGATCCATGGCGAAGTTAAACTCTGCACACAGAGTCACGTTTCCTTTTCCTATAAAGGCAGAAGCACCATTATTCACTCCTGAACGCCTCACGCTCGAACACCAGTCACCACGAGGCCGTTTTACCTTCCATGTTGCCGCCCATGATGTACACCTCCCTGAGCTTTTGGGGAAAATGGGGGTCAAGTCTGACCGCCAGCGCCAGATTAGTGAGCGGGCCGAGAGCCACCAAGGAGACCTGTGGAGGACATGTTTTCTTCCATTAGTGTTTTCTCAAGGGGAATTGTTGAGATCTGTGCCTAACTGAGCAAAGAATCATGCTCTTTGGGAAACGCATCACAATTTAGGATCAAATTGTGACTAAACGAAGGAGTTTTTGAACCTGGTTCTGGTTTTCGGACACCAGTCTTATCATTGCGGTAACTGCATGCTCCTTTTGGATTTTCTCCTCCCAACAAGGATCTTTCTCCTTTATCACATCTCCGAGTCCATCACTTCCAAAGTGGTCAGTGGGTGAGTTTCCCGCTCCAACCAGAGGGCCAGCAGAACCTCGAAACACTGGAATCTACAGGAGGAAGTTCAGATTAGTGCAGCTTTCCTTACAGATTAACACCTGAGTTCTGCCGACACAACACTGCGGTGTAAACCCTGCTGGCCAGGCTCAGCAAGACTTGtcacaaaataccaaagatTACAATATATTAAACTCCGCCAAGGATGTTACTTTAATGCTGCcatttgtgtttatgtgagcAGAAATTCACTAGTCCAGGAACCTTTCTCCTAATCTGGTTAAACTAACATTTTATGAACATGCATGACAGGAAGTCTGTTACTGACTCTCAAAGGCAGACAAATCCCATCTGTTTAAACAACCAATGGATGATTTACaaaggtataaaaaaaaaaaaatccttaaagGGACCTCAGAGAGGGCAGTTTAGAAACAGATCATTGTTTCTAAACataacatctgtgtgtgtgtgatgcagtttttatttaataattgatATTTGAATAGCTGGAGGTCTGTGCTCTTCTAATTTCGACAATACCCTAATTGTTGTGACTAATGAGTCTGTGTGCTACACCAATACTTTGAAAAGTAACAACTTAGACTGTTTctacagcacatttaaacacacgTGAACCGAAGTGCTGCACAGCAGGTGAAACATTCAGTAAAAAATTCATAGAAAATGAATCATTTAAGAACATTACATCTATATTAAAATACACAAATCTGCATTTCCTCAGATTGTGATTGTTCAGACAGCTTCAGTAAACGCACCCCGTTACGCTCACAGACTGAGAGCACCCTCAAAACGTTCTGACACACGTTGTCGACCGTCGTGTTCCCAAACACGCAGGTGACGCCCAGGATGTGGATGTTAGGCGCCGCCAACGCCATCATTATTGCCTGAGCATCGTCTATGCCGCAATCGGTGTCGATGATCATTAGCTTCTTTTCCATGGTCTCCTGTAAGATTACAAACAACACAATACATTAActgtaaaac
The window above is part of the Maylandia zebra isolate NMK-2024a linkage group LG23, Mzebra_GT3a, whole genome shotgun sequence genome. Proteins encoded here:
- the si:ch211-201h21.5 gene encoding inosine-uridine preferring nucleoside hydrolase isoform X1, with protein sequence MEEIETRQCDRGETAIRERPEMCPSAAHELLERLRRLFEAQARRPKETMEKKLMIIDTDCGIDDAQAIMMALAAPNIHILGVTCVFGNTTVDNVCQNVLRVLSVCERNGIPVFRGSAGPLVGAGNSPTDHFGSDGLGDVIKEKDPCWEEKIQKEHAVTAMIRLVSENQNQVSLVALGPLTNLALAVRLDPHFPQKLREVYIMGGNMEGKGNVTLCAEFNFAMDPESAYIVLEEFLCPTYLASWEYACRNALTWEFLEELINQDAPAARFMRMITSKCWAYSREAMMTKRDVYFGPGFVSYDSYAMAACIDRSVVTESIECPVRVELQGSIARGMLALDRTNQLKKSHSVFVLTKCDTAKFSELLKESLRQPCKK
- the si:ch211-201h21.5 gene encoding inosine-uridine preferring nucleoside hydrolase isoform X3; protein product: MEKKLMIIDTDCGIDDAQAIMMALAAPNIHILGVTCVFGNTTVDNVCQNVLRVLSVCERNGIPVFRGSAGPLVGAGNSPTDHFGSDGLGDVIKEKDPCWEEKIQKEHAVTAMIRLVSENQNQVSLVALGPLTNLALAVRLDPHFPQKLREVYIMGGNMEGKGNVTLCAEFNFAMDPESAYIVLEEFLCPTYLASWEYACRNALTWEFLEELINQDAPAARFMRMITSKCWAYSREAMMTKRDVYFGPGFVSYDSYAMAACIDRSVVTESIECPVRVELQGSIARGMLALDRTNQLKKSHSVFVLTKCDTAKFSELLKESLRQPCKK
- the si:ch211-201h21.5 gene encoding inosine-uridine preferring nucleoside hydrolase isoform X2 codes for the protein MKNQETMEKKLMIIDTDCGIDDAQAIMMALAAPNIHILGVTCVFGNTTVDNVCQNVLRVLSVCERNGIPVFRGSAGPLVGAGNSPTDHFGSDGLGDVIKEKDPCWEEKIQKEHAVTAMIRLVSENQNQVSLVALGPLTNLALAVRLDPHFPQKLREVYIMGGNMEGKGNVTLCAEFNFAMDPESAYIVLEEFLCPTYLASWEYACRNALTWEFLEELINQDAPAARFMRMITSKCWAYSREAMMTKRDVYFGPGFVSYDSYAMAACIDRSVVTESIECPVRVELQGSIARGMLALDRTNQLKKSHSVFVLTKCDTAKFSELLKESLRQPCKK